Proteins found in one Microtus pennsylvanicus isolate mMicPen1 chromosome 14, mMicPen1.hap1, whole genome shotgun sequence genomic segment:
- the Sav1 gene encoding protein salvador homolog 1, with protein sequence MLSRKKTKNEVSKPAEVQGKYVKKETSPLLRNLMPSFIRHGPTIPRRTDICLPDSSSNAFSASGDGVVSRNQSFLRTPIQRTPHEVLRRESNRLSAPSSYLVRSLADVPREYGSSQSFLTEVNLAVENGDSGSRYFYSDSFFDSQRRRPLGERAPEDYRYYDCNHDLFQRMPLNQGRHTSGIGRVAATSLGNLTNHGSEDFPLPPGWSVDWTMRGRKYYIDHNTNTTHWSHPLEREGLPPGWERVESSEFGTYYVDHTNKRAQYRHPCAPSVPRYDQPPPITYQPQQTERNQSLLVPANPYHTAEIPDWLQVYARAPVKYDHILKWELFQLADLDTYQGMLKLLFMKELEQIVKMYEAYRQALLTELENRKQRQQWYAQQHGKKFLS encoded by the exons ATGCTGTCCCGCAAGAAAACCAAAAACGAGGTGTCCAAGCCGGCCGAGGTGCAGGGCAAGTACGTGAAGAAGGAGACGTCGCCCCTGCTGCGGA ATCTCATGCCTTCGTTCATTCGGCATGGTCCAACAATCCCAAGACGGACTGACATCTGTCTTCCAGATTCAAGCTCTAATGCTTTCTCAGCTTCTGGAGATGGAGTAGTTTCAAGAAACCAGAGTTTTCTGAGAACTCCAATTCAAAGGACACCCCATGAAGTACTGAGGAGAGAAAGCAACAGACTGTCTGCCCCTTCCTCGTACCTTGTCAGGAGTCTGGCAGATGTCCCGCGAGAGTACGGCTCATCACAGTCGTTTTTAACAGAAGTTAATCTTGCTGTTGAAAATGGAGACTCTGGTTCCCGATACTTTTATTCAGATAGCTTTTTTGATAGTCAGAGAAGGCGGCCACTTGGAGAGCGTGCCCCGGAAGACTACAGATACTATGACTGCAACCATGATCTCTTCCAAAGAATGCCACTGAATCAGGGGAGGCACACTTCAG gTATTGGGAGAGTTGCTGCTACATCTTTAGGGAATTTAACTAACCATGGATCTGAagatttcccccttccccctggCTGGTCTGTGGACTGGACAATGAGAGGGAGAAAGTACTACATAGATCATAACACAAACACAACTCACTGGAGTCATCCTCTTGAGCGAGAAGGGCTTCCTCCTGGATGGGAACGCGTGGAGTCATCAGAATTTGGAACCTATTATGTGGATCACACAAATAAAAGGGCTCAATACAGGCACCCCTGTGCTCCCAG tGTCCCTCGGTATGATCAGCCTCCTCCTATCACATACCAGCCGCAGCAAACTGAAAGAAATCAGTCCCTCCTGGTCCCTGCAAATCCTTACCATACTGCAGAAATTCCTGACTGGCTTCAGGTTTATGCCCGAGCCCCGGTGAA ATATGACCACATTTTGAAGTGGGAGCTCTTCCAGCTGGCTGACCTGGACACATACCAGGGAATGCTGAAGTTACTCTTCATGAAGGAACTGGAGCAGATTGTTAAGATGTACGAGGCCTACAGACAGGCTCTTCTCACTGAGTTGGAAAACCGCAAGCAGAGACAGCAGTGGTATGCCCAGCAGCATGGCAAGAAGTTTTTAAGTTAA